The following proteins are encoded in a genomic region of Pyxicephalus adspersus chromosome 9, UCB_Pads_2.0, whole genome shotgun sequence:
- the TMEM86A gene encoding lysoplasmalogenase TMEM86A, translated as MVSPVTVVKCEGPKLVPFFKATCVYFVLWLPTSSPSWFSALIKCLPIFCLWVFLLAHGVNFLVSHRSAKRILAGLIFSAVGDAFLIWQEQGYFVHGLLMFAITHILYSSAFGMKPLDLRIGVVMALISGALYTFLYSYLIGPFVYLVAVYTALIAFMGWRAIAGVQLCNDLWTWTKLSACIGSVLFIVSDLTIAVNKFCFPVPCSRAIIMATYYAAQMLIALSAVECRDEDDYRKKK; from the exons GTGAAATGTGAGGGCCCCAAGCTGGTGCCATTCTTCAAAGCCACCTGTGTGTACTTTGTGCTGTGGTTGCCAACGTCCAGCCCGTCCTGGTTCAGCGCCCTGATCAAGTGTCTTCCCATTTTCTGCCTCTGGGTGTTCCTTTTGGCCCACGGGGTCAATTTCCTTGTCAGCCATCGGAGCGCCAAAAGGATTCTGGCTGGGTTAATCTTCTCGGCGGTCGGTGATGCCTTCCTGATCTGGCAGGAACAGGGTTATTTTGTCCATG GTTTGCTGATGTTTGCCATCACTCACATCCTTTATTCCTCTGCCTTTGGAATGAAGCCTCTGGATCTTCGCATTGGAGTTGTGATGGCCTTAATATCTGGCGCCCTATATACTTTTTTGTACTCTTACCTTATCGGCCCTTTTGTTTACTTGGTGGCGGTATACACGGCACTAATAGCCTTCATGGGCTGGCGAGCCATTGCCGGGGTCCAGCTTTGTAATGACCTCTGGACATGGACCAAACTCTCGGCCTGCATTGGCTCAGTTCTGTTCATTGTGTCTGACCTGACCATTGCCGTCAACAAGTTTTGCTTCCCTGTCCCTTGTTCCAGAGCCATCATCATGGCCACATATTATGCCGCGCAGATGCTGATCGCTTTGTCGGCGGTCGAGTGCAGGGACGAAGATGATTATcgaaagaaaaagtaa